In Alosa alosa isolate M-15738 ecotype Scorff River chromosome 19, AALO_Geno_1.1, whole genome shotgun sequence, a genomic segment contains:
- the LOC125284729 gene encoding protein TALPID3-like yields the protein MRGRRRRTNDVFPGTNFLAVANIAQELDEDAVLPDAPIELEGQATPGAPLYHGAPFPPIPPRPLPLTAPILATIHQRESIENRLVDWVEQQVMARVITEMFARRAQGDPTDQPEPAESEASETGAVASALGLQLFLDDGRPVAPAVLRHYVEETLAEVVSSMLGEREAHAHTAEPAAPSARQQPAAPEEAVVPTPVPTPEPSVRRSPLSRSHTQSPLDTPQASEQSSPEQTPREAEPQLTAAEAEQPPVATPTITPVQSPPRVTTPSPPPPAPELASLRNNPWGDAELPLKEEQPHSEKEPAQPTPVIMSVAREEEAILPSPPPSPAKPQTPVPPPAAATVVREPSPPPPAPASPLSPSSTEESSSGGSLTETEAVARHISEGELLLSYSHIAAARALEEEGLILPNLNASLSSSLLGVQDMDYDPPSEGQVVLRPHPRSQHDPILALLARMDRGPVTQQPAERSWEEGSSAGEVSEGQRPLLPAEGESIMSGHSLLEPSHTHRVTLTSPGQLTEAGEAGLLSTDGGFGASPTGPHTQTSRPGAPPPPSRTSTARAPSPPAGLPPSLEEAPDPFVEPSHRPAPILVRQYEQQAPRDSHRPDPYHQNGHQDLDDFFEDRVNGEQAGQQEAGAVKVMSVHLPSAPLEENSASISTVEGDTDSSANDIF from the exons atgagaggaaggaggaggaggacgaacGACGTGTTTCCAGGAACGAATTTCCTGGCGGTGGCCAACATCGCTCAG GAGCTTGACGAGGATGCTGTCCTACCGGATGCTCCCATTGAGCTGGAAGGCCAGGCGACTCCTGGAGCTCCTCTCTACCACGGAGCTCCCTTCCCCCCCATCCCTCCTCGGCCGCTCCCACTCACCGCGCCGATCCTTGCCACCATACACCAGCGGGAGAGCATAGAGAACCGTCTAGTCGACTG GGTTGAGCAACAGGTGATGGCCCGCGTCATTACTGAGATGTTTGCCCGGCGAGCCCAAGGTGACCCAACCGACCAGCCAGAGCCTGCGGAGAGCGAGGCGTCAGAAACAG GGGCGGTGGCCAGTGCACTGGGCCTTCAGCTCTTTCTGGACGACGGCAGGCCAGTGGCCCCGGCTGTGCTCAGGCACTATGTGGAGGAGACGCTGGCTGAGGTCGTCTCCAGCAtgctaggagagagggaggcgcacgcacacaccgcaGAGCCCGCAGCTCCCAGTGCTCGGCAACAACCAGCGGCaccagag GAGGCTGTGGTGCCCACCCCTGTGCCCACTCCAGAGCCCAGCGTGAGACGGAGCCCCCTATCCCGCAGTCACACCCAGTCCCCTCTGGACACACCCCAGGCCTCGGAGCAGAGCTCCCCGGAGCAGACACCCCGAGAGGCTGAACCCCAGCTCACCGCTGCAG AAGCAGAACAGCCTCCAGTTGCCACACCCACCATAACCCCTGTCCAGTCGCCGCCGCGAGTGACCACGCCGTCTCCACCCCCACCCGCCCCTGAGCTGGCCAGCCTGCGCAACAACCCCTGGGGAGATGCCGAGCTCCCACTCAAAGAGGAGCAGCCTCACAGCGAGAAGGAGCCAGCGCAGCCGACCCCAGT TATCATGTCCGTGGCCAGAGAAGAGGAGGCCatcctcccatctcctcctccttctcctgccaAACCCCAGACTCCAGTGCCTCcacctgctgctgccactgtaGTGAGGgagccctctcctcctcctcctgctcctgctagtcctctctctccctcctccacggAGGAGAGCAGCTCTGGCGGCTCGCTAACGGAGACGGAGGCCGTTGCCAGACACATCTCCGAAGGGGAGCTGCTGCTCAGTTACAGCCACATCGCAGCAGCCAGAG CTCTGGAAGAGGAGGGTCTGATTTTACCCAACCTGAATgccagtctctccagctctctcctGGGTGTTCAGGACATG GACTATGACCCGCCTAGTGAAGGTCAGGTGGTCCTGAGACCACACCCACGGTCTCAGCACGACCCAATCCTGGCTCTGCTGGCTCGTATGGACCGGGGCCCGGTCACACAGCAGCCTGCTGAG AGGTCCTGGGAGGAGGGCAGCAGTGCAGGTGAGGTCAGTGAAGGACAGAGACCCCTACTgccagcagagggagagagcattATGAGTGGCCACTCACTCCTGGAgccctcacacacgcacagagtaACACTCACGTCACCTGGACAGCTCACAGAAGCAG GTGAAGCCGGGTTGCTGTCCACCGACGGTGGGTTTGGGGCCAGCCCTACTGGGccgcacacacagacctccaGGCCCGGCGCGCCCCCTCCACCCAGCAGAACTAGCACTGCCAGGGCGCCATCACCACCAGCGGGCCTCCCACCCAGCTTAGAGGAG GCTCCAGATCCTTTTGTGGAGCCGTCCCACAGACCCGCTCCTATCCTGGTGAGGCAGTATGAGCAGCAGGCCCCGCGGGACTCCCACAGGCCAG